The Polypterus senegalus isolate Bchr_013 chromosome 7, ASM1683550v1, whole genome shotgun sequence genome segment CAAATATTTTGGTGAAAATGTAAATGCAGTAGTTAACAGAACTCATACGAAGTGCATACAAAGTGACCGTAGCTCCACTCTATGGTGAAGGCCGTGTTCTGGTGTCAGAGGGTTTGCAGGGTCATGATTGTAACCCCTATtgaatttttatttgcatgtacTAATCAGCTCGTGACACGTCTCCTATTCATTACAATATAATGAGGTTTTTATTAAATCTAGGTTATAATAAGGCATTCCACTCCAAGTACATGCATTAAGCTAGAGTTTATTTGGTCTTTCTGTACTTTTTACTTtcatataaaaatcaaaaaagtatgGAAAACACAGAAGATTAAACTGCAGGATATGTCTAtatatttcacttttctttgtgTTTGCCCAGTTTCTATTTTGTATGTTATTCTTTCAGTGCACCatgttgctttttaattttaactcttgttatgttttgtgcatattaaattaatacaaaagatTATGGTTTGGGAAAGTTGCTAATAATTGTGCATCTCATGTGtaatatttgttgttttgtataatttttaatgaaacattttcagGTGTATTTCCAGGCGCTTAATAAAATGCGTTCCAGTAATTGATGTAATAAACTGCAGGTTTATTCCCAAATCGGGTCACAGTGGCCAaggctttttttattgtttaaaataaaatttatcttGTACAAAAGAGTCCTTGTCTAGGTGAGCATTCACCAAAATCACGGTCCATAAATTTCACAGCACAGCTTGTTCTTAGGATTTTGGCATCTGCCAAATTATTCTGGCAGTATTCTACTTCCAAATCTTACTGTTTGAAATACATGCTAATGAATAAGAATTACCATGTTACTGTCATTGTCAAATGAATTAAATGCACATCAGAATATATGAGATGCTTCCTGCACTGTATGTGGTTGTTACTGTATTTAGGATCGACTTCTGTTAAAGCTGTCCAATTCTTTACTGTTACGCACAAAGTCACCACATGAATGATATCACTTCAAGCTCAGGCAGATTTTACTAATTTAGTCGGGTCACAAGGATGGCATTTCAGTGTGTCACCCCGTGGTTCAAGTGTATGTCCTTTGCACAGTACTAGGCCAGATCTTAACCATAGTGCTcacaagtctttttattttttatcttgggTTTGCTCACAAATTCTACTTGAAAGGCATTTTACTGAGGAAATAAACAATAGCACTTATCACTACAAGAGGAGAAATGATTGGCTTAAAAGAAATATGATGAAAAAATGAGCTCCATGTTTTAAGTCTGCTTTTAAGCAGGGATGCTAGAAGCTCATTTTTACCAATCATCCAGGTAACTGAAGGCTTGTATTATTACCTATAGTTGTCAATTatacacaacaaaaataaaattttatattttaattagtaCCATTTGAGATGCGTCGTGTTTTCATAGCTTTCTTTAGTCAGGTTGATGTTTTCTCCAACATTTTCCTCCACAAAAATTTGCTGAAAAGTGAAGCAATCATggaaacaaatacaaatttataATTTGAATGAataacaggtaaaaaaaaaaactgtttacagtACTTGTTTATGTTCGCACATTTAAAGTATGCATTTTAACAACACGCACAGATGTTGTTAGCACTGCAGTGCCTTTAAGTGGTTTAACTAGAAGTAAGGCTGTCTATCATACCGTACATTCCAGGCTTCTTTAAtcttgtgtgttgttttttttttaatcaaaatgtatTCTCTGTTCATTTCTACGTTTCCTTATTTTTTGGTCCAGGAGGAGTCCAGGACCCCGGCTGAAAAGTGTTGGCAGTACTACTGGGATGTTCAGATGGCACAGTTTGCTGGAAGTTGGGTGAAGCAGCATGGCCTTGGATTTGAGTGCGAGGTCTTGCAATTAACCCTTCCTCATATGCTTTGTCTTGAAGCAGGGTTTCCCGTTCTTCAGCTTCCATAGCTCGTAATTTGATTGTTTTTCTGTACTGCtcatttttttgaatttcctgaaaaagaattaaaaaaagtccTCTGTTATAGAAGTCCACTAAAACCGTGCTATGATGGTTAACTATATAATTTTGCTAAACTGTACTTAGGCAAATTACCCATGGGCGCATTTTTGTAATCATCTGATGAGAATCCAGAAGTGACAGCTTTAAGAACATCTTTAATGACAGGTTTCAAAATTTATAGTGAAcgtatatatatgacagtaaccATATTTCACTCACAAAACTACCAGATTGGCTCCTTATGTCTGGTGTGATTTCTACAGTGTAAAATGAGTGATTAGAAACAGAAAGCAGAGTCAGCAAAACAGGAACAAATGAGTATGTCCTGCTTGGCTTGCTAGTACTGTTACAGCCAGCTCCCCCTGTGCACTCCTATTCCGACTTATCTtctaaccatccattttccacaaCCCTGCCTTTATTCTATTTGTTTCTTGTTTACAAGCTTCTCATCTCTCTTAGGTTTAAAACAAATGCGTAAATGTAGTGTCACTTTATGGTGTCTGTCACTGGGCTTGTAAGGTTGCTTTTTgacgtcacaatatatacagtaaatggtgaCGCTGGTATCACAGCAGATAGTCACTTAAGGGACTGTTCTTAGCTTAAAAGCTTAAGAGTCTGAATGCAGCTGgcaacaaaagaaaaggaaagtccAAATGAGACAATATCCAGTCATCATTACTGCTTAGCTAGGCCCTGAGGACAGAGGTGCACgttattcttctgttttattatatttagttATCTCTTTGGGTGTATGAGTTAGCATTTTGGTTTGTGGATTTGTAAGGATCCCTACAGTTCACACAATATATGTGATTTTATTTCTTAGATAGCGTATTCGTAATGGTGGTGCTACTGTTGGAGgcgtgccaccaccacctgatggattgaagaccagatgtccacatgaccatcatcatctaattcttccacatgaagcctgtaaaccacgggtgtcaaaccccaggcctggagggccgcagtggctgcaggatttctttctaacccttttcctaaggAAATCTGTgtccagttttcattgctaattaactgcttttccctctaatttaatagccccgtttttaaggattaagtcttctgaattgattctttaaatgacagtcaaacagaaatgagacatgaaacgagccaacagatgaccagctaaactggggcatcaaactccaaccagttccttaatgagaaactgattcttgctgttaattaaacccgttattcaattccatggcttgttgctgctctctttctgccacagcagacatttccaaaacagtttgatattcttttttttttctaagaactcctaaaatgttttggtaacctgagggatcaaccttactgagaccttcatctttattttcagattttatttgatgggtacaggtgaactggtcatgtcttgcttgttttatgtctcattactgtctggctgctaattaaggaaaaaaaaaaacaacaactaaggggcctgagtcaagctaaagaagttaattagcatcaaaaactggtcactaattaagaagatggttagaatgaaaccctgcagccactgcggccctcgaggactggagttcgacacccctgttgtaaaccatgaggactgattgagatcatttatgttaggcagaatgcccagtggggtctgggtggtctcgtggcctcagaacccatgcaggttttgtttttttttctcaagccctctggagtttatttttgttttcagtatacTTGTAAGTCACCCTCATTTATTTTGAACCTTTACATTACAGGACAGTAGCAGCTAAACAGCCCTCACTGTTGGTGATCCATTTCTATGTTTCACAGTATTTGTAGGTATCTCTGTGATGACATCAAAGGTGCTGAAGGCATTAATGTTCCAAGTATgtcattttgatctttttttgagAATTACCAGAATCTATTCAAATTCTCAAGTGTGTCTAGCCAAGTTCAACTGTTTTTTTGATTTGTTACTTGTCACCAAGGCTTTTTTCTAGCCACTCTTCCCAATAGCCTGTTAGGAGGGACATACCATCTAACTGATGAATTGGTGACCCCCAGCATCCAAGCAGATACTGCAGTCCTCCATCTGTGATCCTTGAATACTTTTTGCCTTGCTCATGATCTCATGCTTGAACTAAAGATGTATTTACAATCTCTTCATAGTAAACCAAACTTCTAGGTTATTGATGTAAAGTGCTTCATATTTTTAAGATAAATAgtcaaatatttacaatttgtccTTTATTTAGCTTTACCTCAAGGTGATAGagatcatatatatttttttcttttgtaatattaGAGTTGGCAAAATATAAGATAGGGTGTAGGATGTTGGCATGAATGGAGAGAGGTTTTTGATATGTGGGTTGAGGCTATGGGCTGATTGTAGACACACAAAACAATACATAAGGACTCCATGGAACTAAAGAGTTCAGCCAGTAAATACAGACAAAACAGCATACATCTGAAACTGAATTACATCTAAAGTTGATGTGCTAAACAATTTTATGAAATGGTGGGGCCAGCCTTTGAAGTGCGTCTCTTTCCATTCGTTTCAAGATATAAAATGTCTCAGCCTCTGTACTTAATTGTAAATCTGTTTAACGTGACATTGAGTGTGTGAAGTACCTGCCACCCATGAGGAACATACCTTCCAAATAACTAGAGatgttttacaaattaatttacttttctgTTGCCTCAACTGGAACTGAGCTTGAGCATTTTCCTTTATGGAatgagaaaacaaagtagaaaatatGTCTTGATATTGACTGTAGTTTTAGTGTGAAATTGTATTTAACATATAGGCCACAACCTCTCTCTGGACATTAAAGCAAGCAAAATCTGAAGGATTGTGCTAAACCAGGCAAAAAACAGATCGAAGAGCATTATAAACTCTTGTATTTAGTGTCCTTCAATGCCGTTTGTTGCAACtga includes the following:
- the ndufaf2 gene encoding NADH dehydrogenase [ubiquinone] 1 alpha subcomplex assembly factor 2 isoform X3 — translated: MSCLIQMSGIQLYLDLHIDEINYCDYWQTIRAKRILEAVNPKEYEYQGESIPSEWDAWIRGRRKDPPTLEEIQKNEQYRKTIKLRAMEAEERETLLQDKAYEEGLIARPRTQIQGHAASPNFQQTVPSEHPSSTANTFQPGSWTPPGPKNKET
- the ndufaf2 gene encoding NADH dehydrogenase [ubiquinone] 1 alpha subcomplex assembly factor 2 isoform X2 — its product is MIKIRDLLRRTFGIVKHHVGTDSFGNKYYSIPEQKTWTGQTIRAKRILEAVNPKEYEYQGESIPSEWDAWIRGRRKDPPTLEEIQKNEQYRKTIKLRAMEAEERETLLQDKAYEEGLIARPRTQIQGHAASPNFQQTVPSEHPSSTANTFQPGSWTPPGPKNKET